A window from Physeter macrocephalus isolate SW-GA chromosome 11, ASM283717v5, whole genome shotgun sequence encodes these proteins:
- the LOC114487222 gene encoding uncharacterized protein isoform X1, which produces MAGRVCKLLHSFYLPEGESHAMSASLLEGRNENAQKKDLLPTPKSGFTHPEPCVQVHVNEPRRHLPTQGAYGEESGKSGSRTSYPCSTYHPEHSNQHLSPAPFCRASAQCAHFSLRPRLVGCGVPGTTGHALVLHTSPGHPAAHGSTGTHHFSHPCNVDVFGEPPKEGEGKPLMNYTSLFTRLIFFPKRKEQLGFPTHFFVSFSYTLCFYYNRYPQSLSC; this is translated from the exons ATGGCAGGGCGAGTCTGTAAACTTCTCCACAGCTTTTATTTACCCGAAGGGGAGAGCCACGCGATGAGTGCGTCTCTTCTTgaagggagaaatgaaaatgCCCAGAAAAAAGACCTCTTACCCACCCCAAAGTCTGGATTTACTCATCCTGAG CCCTGTGTGCAGGTCCATGTGAACGAGCCCAGGAGGCATCTGCCCACACAGGGGGCTTACGGAGAAGAATCTGGAAAGAGTGGAAGCAGGACAAGTTACCCCTGCAGCACTTACCATCCTGAGCACTCAAACCAGCATCTGTCACCTGCTCCCTTCTGCAGAGCATCTGCTCAGTGCGCCCACTTCTCACTGCGTCCCCGCCTGGTGGGCTGTGGAGTCCCTGGCACTACAGGCCATGCCTTAGTCCTCCACACATCCCCCGGACACCCAGCTGCCCACGGCTCCACCGGCACTCATCATTTCTCCCACCCATGCAATGTGGATGTCTTTGGAGAGCCcccaaaggaaggagaagggaaaccCCTGATGAACTACACCTCCCTCTTCACCAGGCTCATCTTCTTCCCCAAGAGGAAGGAGCAGTTGGGATTTCCAACTCACTTCTTTGTCAGTTTTTCTTACACTTTGTGTTTTTACTATAACAGGTATCCACAATCCCTCTCCTGTTAG